The genomic segment CACAATGGGCACCCTCGGCTGGGTCGCCGACGACGGCTCCCCACTACGCGCACCAGAGATCACCAGCGCCTGCGCAACCTCCCTGGCCATACTTGCAGAGCTCGGCGGCTACGGCCCACAACAACTTGCGCCAGTGGACCGCCTAGACATTTATAGGGAGCTGCTGTGTTTCTAGGTAGTGTGTAATCCCGTGTCTGAAAACGTTGCTGCAAATCAAGATCTCACCATCTCCCGGCCCATGAGCCTGAAAACCCAAGCCTTCAGATTCATCCTCACCGGTGGCCTCTCCGCGGTGGTGGACCTCGGTTTGCTCTCTCTCCTCCAGCTGGTGTTCGGCCTTCCAGTCCCCGTTGCCCGCACCATTTCCTTTATCGCCGGCACGACTACTGCCTACATGATCAACCGCCGCTGGACCTTCCAAGCAGAAAGCTCCACCTCACGGTTCCTCTCCGTCGTAGCGCTATACGCCGTGACCTTCCTGATCAACATCGGCCTGCAAACCCTCTGTTCCTCCCTTTTTGAAAACTGGGGCTGGAACGAAGCGATCGCCATGGTGTGCGCCTTCGTGATCGCCCAAGGCACTGGAACCACCATCAACTTCATTGTCCAAAGAACCATCATTTTCCGAGTGAAGTAGGGTGCTCCATATGAAGACCATCAATCCCACCATGATTGCCGGACTCATCGGCGTACTCTACTTCGTGCTGCTCACCCTGTTTTTCTCCATCCAAAACATGGAACTAGCAGCCGAAATCGCCTTCGGCATTGTCACCATCGTTGGCCTGCTCGCCGTCTGGGACAATTTCCGCGACCGCGACAACTCCACCTGGAAAACCTGGGCAGGATTAGTCGGCGGACTACTAATCTCTGTGTCAGGAATCTGCCTCCTGCTGGGCAACCTCATACTTTTTGCAGTCGGCGGAACCCCATCCACCATGGTGAACACTCTGCTCAGCGTCGCCGGCATCGGAGTGATCTTCCTCCTACCAATCGGCATTGTCCTGTGTCTGATCGCCGGCTTCAACCGTTTCTACGCAGCACGAAGGATCTAATATGTCTGCCCGCGTCCTCTCCACCAATATCGCCACCATTCAACAAGATCCAGGCGGAGCTGACCGCATCAGCGGCATCAACAAACTACCCGTGGCATCCGGCATCGATGTGTTCGCACCCGGACCTCATTACGGCGATGGCTCCGGAGTAGTTGGCGATGCCATCGGCGACACCCAACACCACGGTGGCATGCACAAAGCCATCTACGCTTTCTCCCGCGAAGAACTCGATTTCTGGGACCCCACCTACCGCAACGGCTATTTCGGCGAAAACCTCACCACCACCGGCATCATGCTGGAAGATCTCCTGATCAACCAACAAATACGCATCGGCTCAGTGCTACTGGAAGTTTCCATCCCACGCAGCCCCTGTCGCACATTCGCCCACTGGTTGGGTGTAAAAGGATGGCTGAAAACCTTCACTCAAAGAGCCCTCCCCGGAAGCTATTTCCGAGTCATCGAAGCAGGTCACATCAACCCTGGCGATGCAATCGAAATCCTCGAACCCCCAGCCCACGACATCACCATGTCAATGGCCTTTCGCGCAAAAATGGGCGACAAAGACCTCGCGCGCCGGGTTGTTGCAGCGGAATGCCTCCCGGAGCGCTACCACCAAGATCTGCTCAAACTGATCTAAGGCCTAGAAAACTTCTCGTCCCGACCTAATTTATGCAGGCGTAGCCACTCGCGGAAACCTTTCACATCGCGTTTTTGCACCAGGAAGAACCACGCAAAACGCGCATATTCCTGTGGCAGAAGCTTGCGCATTCCAGGCTGGCTCATGAGGTAACCACGGTTGCGGTAGGTGAAAAACCGCTTGAAATCATTATCCGGGTACTGCGTATGCATCCGGCCACCCAAAATTGGCTTGAACTCATCAGAACCATCCGGGTGCAGATACGCCGTGGTCAAACAGGTGCCAAACGGCAAACCTGAGCGCACCAAACGACGATGGTATTCCACTTCATCGCCGCGAATAAACAGGCGATAATCCGGCACACCAATGCGCTCCATCGCATAAGCACTGATCAAGGCACCATTAAACAAGGATGCAATACCTGGCAGCAGATCATCGTCCGGGTTGGCTGGATCAATCAACTCACTGCGCATCCGGCGCCACTCCAAGCCCCGACGCAGCGGGAATGCCAACCGCTCCGGGTAATCAGCGTTGCATACCACTGGGGAAATCTCCTCCAGATTATGCCGTGAGGCGGCGTCGATAAGCGTCTTGAGCACCTCCGGGCCCTCTGGCCGGCCGTCATCGTCCGCGCACCACACCGCATCCGCGCCCAGCGCCAACGCCGTCAAAAAACCAAACGCAAAACCTCCGCCGCCGCCCAAATTGGTGCGCGAAGGCGTATAAACACCACGGTCTCCCGCCAGCTCAGCAACCAGCTTTTCGACGTCCGGATCCGCCCCATTATCCACCACCACAATGTGCTTCACCGGATAGCTTTGCGACGCCACCACTTCCAAAGAATGCCGCAGCAACTCAACGCGATTATGCGTCACAATTACCGCCGCGACGTCAATGCCATGCTGAAGATGAGTCCGGGTTTTAGCCATGGCATACATCTTGCCACGACCTCACAAATCGCTCAGATTAACCTGCCCCTTCGGCGTCTGAAGTACCAATTCCAGATGAGGCTCGCCCGCACTGAACTCCACAGTTTCCGGTAAATCTTGCGGGATTTTAGGGCCCTGAACCTTGAAACTATGCACGCTGAGCTGCGGTTCCATAATCTGCGAAGGATGCGGCGAACCAAGCCAATCAATCGCAAAAGGCACCGGCGCATAATCCACACCCGGTTCCGGCAAAATCAACCGCCACGTCAACGTGGTCCCCTCCGGAGTGTGCCGACTCATCTCCACAGTCTCTTGCCCACGATCCTGCGCAAATGCCTCCAAATCATCAGGGCGCACACACCACGCTGCCACCCTCGGAGTCTGCGTGCTTGTCGACGCGATTGCGAAATTATC from the Corynebacterium crudilactis genome contains:
- a CDS encoding VOC family protein — translated: MSTHIDHIVIAAPNLADLVARFEELTGVKPVEGGRHDVGTANALVPLAEPKGSYLELIGPDPEEAAVTQDNFAIASTSTQTPRVAAWCVRPDDLEAFAQDRGQETVEMSRHTPEGTTLTWRLILPEPGVDYAPVPFAIDWLGSPHPSQIMEPQLSVHSFKVQGPKIPQDLPETVEFSAGEPHLELVLQTPKGQVNLSDL
- a CDS encoding MOSC domain-containing protein, coding for MSARVLSTNIATIQQDPGGADRISGINKLPVASGIDVFAPGPHYGDGSGVVGDAIGDTQHHGGMHKAIYAFSREELDFWDPTYRNGYFGENLTTTGIMLEDLLINQQIRIGSVLLEVSIPRSPCRTFAHWLGVKGWLKTFTQRALPGSYFRVIEAGHINPGDAIEILEPPAHDITMSMAFRAKMGDKDLARRVVAAECLPERYHQDLLKLI
- a CDS encoding GtrA family protein; the encoded protein is MSLKTQAFRFILTGGLSAVVDLGLLSLLQLVFGLPVPVARTISFIAGTTTAYMINRRWTFQAESSTSRFLSVVALYAVTFLINIGLQTLCSSLFENWGWNEAIAMVCAFVIAQGTGTTINFIVQRTIIFRVK
- a CDS encoding glycosyltransferase; protein product: MAKTRTHLQHGIDVAAVIVTHNRVELLRHSLEVVASQSYPVKHIVVVDNGADPDVEKLVAELAGDRGVYTPSRTNLGGGGGFAFGFLTALALGADAVWCADDDGRPEGPEVLKTLIDAASRHNLEEISPVVCNADYPERLAFPLRRGLEWRRMRSELIDPANPDDDLLPGIASLFNGALISAYAMERIGVPDYRLFIRGDEVEYHRRLVRSGLPFGTCLTTAYLHPDGSDEFKPILGGRMHTQYPDNDFKRFFTYRNRGYLMSQPGMRKLLPQEYARFAWFFLVQKRDVKGFREWLRLHKLGRDEKFSRP